DNA from Clostridia bacterium:
GCGGTTCCTGGCCTCCCTGGAGGCCGAAAACGGCCGCCGAGCCGATCCGGACGGAATGCTATAATAGACCGCGGTTTGTCTCGGACCTGAGGAGGACGCTCATGGACATCATCCGCACATTGGAGAAGGAGCAGCTGCGCACGGACATCCCCGACTTCCGCCCGGGCGACACCGTCCGCGTGCACGTGAAGGTCGTCGAGGGCGGGCGCGAACGGATCCAGGTGTTCGAGGGCACGGTGCTGGCGCGCAAGGGGCGCGGCATCTCGGAGACGTTCACGGTGCGCCGCGTCAGCTATGGCGTCGGCGTGGAGCGGACGTTCCCCGTCCACTCGCCGCGCATCGACAAGATCGAGGTCGTGCGGCAGGGACGCGTGCGCCGCGCGAAGCTGTACTACCTTCGCGACCTGAGCGGCAAGGCGGCGCGCATCCGCGAAAAGCGCCGGGACGTCTGATCGCGTTTCAGGGGAGCCCCCGTGCTTCAGGGGGCCCGGCACCCCTTCGGTGACAGCCTTGCCGAAAGAAGGCGGAGACTTGGAAGGTTCGTCCGAGCAGGTGCAGGTGCCCGGCGTGGGCCGCTTCGTGTGGGAAACGTTGCAAACGGTCCTCATCGCGCTGGTGCTCGCCATCGTCATCCGGCACTACGCGGTGGAGTCGTTCGTCGTGGAAGGGCCGTCGATGCAGCCCACGCTGCACTCGGGCGAGCGCCTGCTCGTGAACAAGGTCATCTATCACCTGCGCCCGCCACGGCCGGGTGAGATCGTCGTCTTCAAGCCGCCCAAGCCCACGGACAAGGACTACATCAAGCGCGTCATCGCCGTCGGCGGCGACGTCGTCCAGCTGCGCGACGGTTGGGTCTACGTCAACGGCAAGAGGCTTTCGGAACCGTACGTGGCCTTCCGCTCCAGCGGCACCACGCCGCCGTTCCAGGTGCCCCAGGGCACCATCTGGGTGCTGGGCGACAACCGCCCGGACAGCGAGGACAGTCGCGCCTTCGGCGAGGTGCCCCTCGCGAACGTCAAGGGCGAGGCCGTGCTCGTCTGGTGGCCTCTTTCGGACGCGCAGGTCCTGCACTGAGGTTCCTACCGCCGCCGGCGCAGGTCTTCCATCGACTGTTCCAGCAGATCCAGCCACGAATCGTACAGCTCCCCGCCGTCCTCGCGGATCGAGGCCAGGTTGGCGAGGAAGATGCGCTGCATGCGCGAGCGCATGGCGTCGTCGCGCATGGCGGCCTGTTCCAGTCGGTCCACCCAGGACATGATGGCGTCGGAGCCCACCGCGGCCGCGGCCAGGGAAGTTGTGCCCTCTGCAGTTTCCGGATCGGATGTCGGTCGTCCCACGTGATCGCCCCCGCATTAGCATGGGTGGATGCGCCGGCTTCATATGCGCGCCTGCGGCGCCGGCGACGACGCATGGCAGGGGAACGCGCCCGGAGGCGACGCGCGACCGGCCGGCGACCGGCCGAGCGCACGCCGGCGAGTGCGGTAGAATACCGGCGAGGAGGCACGGGATGAGCCGACGCGGCGTGCTTGCGGGCCACATGGCCCGCGTTCGTGGCCGGCTCCGCCAGCTTGTGCGCGCGGTCGACCTGGTCTGGGAAGTCGTCGACGCGCGCGCGCCGTGGTCGACGCGCAACGTCCAGCTCGCCGCGGATTTGCGCGCGCGGCCGAGCTGGCTCGTGCTGGCGAAGCAGGACCTGGCCGACGCCCACCGCACCGCCGAGTGGCTGCGCTTCTTCGCGGAGCGGGGCGTCGTGGCCGTGCCCGTCACGGCCGCGGGACCGCAGCCGGACATCGACGCGCTCCTGCGGCGGGTGCGGGAGACGCGGGCGAGCGGGCCGCGCCTGCGCGTGCTCATCGTGGGCATCCCGAACGTGGGAAAATCTTCGCTCATCAACCGCCTGGCCGGGCGCGCGAAGGCCCAGACGGGGGCTCGCCCCGGCATCACGCGGGGCGAGCAGTGGATTCGCCTTGAAGACTTCGACCTGCTCGACACGCCCGGCATCCTGCCCCCGACGGTCGGACGCGGGGAGCGTGGCGCCAAGCTCCGCGTGCTGGACTGCCTCACCGAGGACCAGTGGCCGGCGGAAGAGGCGGCGCTCTGGCTCATCCGGTTCCTGCAGCGGGAGCGCCCGCGCGCGATGGAGGTCCACTACGGGCTGGACGACGAACGCGGCGAGCCCCTGCACGTGCTGGAAGCCATCGGGCGGCGTCGCGGCGCGCTGGCCGGCGGGGGCGCCGTCGATTGGGCGCGCGCCGCGGAGGCGCTGCTCGGCGATTTCCGCCGCGGCAAGCTGGGCGCGGTCACCCTTGAATCCCCTGCGGATGTGGACGGCGGCCGCCCGGCGGAAGGGGACGACGACCCGACGTGAGCCGGCGCCGCTCGGTGGACGAATACGCGCGCGAGCTGGCCCAGGCCACCGGTGCCCGGCGCCGGGCGCTGCTCGCGGAGCTCGCCGCGGATCCGCGCAAGGGCGTGCAGGAGCTGCTGGCCCGGGAACGCCGGCGCACCCGGCGGGAGCGCGAGGCGCGGCGCGACTTCGAGCGCCGGTTCACGTTCGAGCGGCGCCTGTGGGCCGCGGGGTACCGGCACGTGGCGGGCGTCGACGAGGTCGGGCGCGGGCCGCTCGCGGGTCCGGTCGTGGTCGCTGCCGTCATCCTTCGGCCGGACGCGTTCATCCCGGGGCTCGACGACTCCAAACGGCTGGATCCCGTCTCGCGCGCGCGGCTCGTCGAACCGATCCGCCGCCAGGCCGTGGCCTGGTCGGTCGTGACGATCCCCGCCTCCGTGGTCGACGAGCTGAACATCGCGCAGGCCGCCTTCCTCGGCATGCGCCGGGCGCTGGCGCAGTTGCGCGTGCCCCCGGACGCGGTGCTCGTCGACGGCTTCCGCATCCCCGGCATCGCGTGGCCGCAGGAGGCCATCGTCGGCGGCGACGGCTTGTCGAACAGCATCGCGGCGGCGTCGGTGCTCGCCAAGGTGCACCGCGACCGGCTCATGGAGATCTACGACCGCCTCCTGCCGGGGTACGGCTTCGCGCGTC
Protein-coding regions in this window:
- the ylqF gene encoding ribosome biogenesis GTPase YlqF — encoded protein: MSRRGVLAGHMARVRGRLRQLVRAVDLVWEVVDARAPWSTRNVQLAADLRARPSWLVLAKQDLADAHRTAEWLRFFAERGVVAVPVTAAGPQPDIDALLRRVRETRASGPRLRVLIVGIPNVGKSSLINRLAGRAKAQTGARPGITRGEQWIRLEDFDLLDTPGILPPTVGRGERGAKLRVLDCLTEDQWPAEEAALWLIRFLQRERPRAMEVHYGLDDERGEPLHVLEAIGRRRGALAGGGAVDWARAAEALLGDFRRGKLGAVTLESPADVDGGRPAEGDDDPT
- a CDS encoding ribonuclease HII, producing MSRRRSVDEYARELAQATGARRRALLAELAADPRKGVQELLARERRRTRREREARRDFERRFTFERRLWAAGYRHVAGVDEVGRGPLAGPVVVAAVILRPDAFIPGLDDSKRLDPVSRARLVEPIRRQAVAWSVVTIPASVVDELNIAQAAFLGMRRALAQLRVPPDAVLVDGFRIPGIAWPQEAIVGGDGLSNSIAAASVLAKVHRDRLMEIYDRLLPGYGFARHKGYATPEHRAALERLGPSPIHRRSFRWGAEAAQLSLPLYEEGDGA
- the lepB gene encoding signal peptidase I, which gives rise to MPGVGRFVWETLQTVLIALVLAIVIRHYAVESFVVEGPSMQPTLHSGERLLVNKVIYHLRPPRPGEIVVFKPPKPTDKDYIKRVIAVGGDVVQLRDGWVYVNGKRLSEPYVAFRSSGTTPPFQVPQGTIWVLGDNRPDSEDSRAFGEVPLANVKGEAVLVWWPLSDAQVLH
- the rplS gene encoding 50S ribosomal protein L19, which gives rise to MDIIRTLEKEQLRTDIPDFRPGDTVRVHVKVVEGGRERIQVFEGTVLARKGRGISETFTVRRVSYGVGVERTFPVHSPRIDKIEVVRQGRVRRAKLYYLRDLSGKAARIREKRRDV